The following are encoded together in the Bubalus bubalis isolate 160015118507 breed Murrah chromosome 14, NDDB_SH_1, whole genome shotgun sequence genome:
- the ACBD5 gene encoding acyl-CoA-binding domain-containing protein 5 isoform X1 yields the protein MLFLSFHAGSWESWCCCCCLIPGDRPWDRGRRWRLEMADTRSVHETRFEAAVKVIQSLPKNGSFQPTNEMMLKFYSFYKQATEGPCKLSKPGFWDPVGRYKWDAWSSLGDMTKEEAMIAYVEEMKKILETMPMTEKVEELLHVIGPFYEIVEDKKSGRSSDLTSVRLEKISKCLEDLGNVLASTPNAKTVNGKAESSDSGAESEEEAAQEDLKRPEPRDSDKKIMKKSADHKNLEIIVTNGYDKDSFVQGVQNSIHTSPSLNGRGTEEVKSADENLEQTGKTVVFVHQDVNNDHVEDISGIQHLTSDSDSEVYCDSMEQFGQEESLDGFISNNGPFSYYLGGNPSQPLESSGFPEAVQVLSGNGSPADMQVAAVEGKGEVKRGGEDGGSNSGAPHREKRAGESEEFSNIRRGRGHRMQHLSEGSKGRQVGSGGDGERWGSDRGSRGSLNEQIALVLMRLQEDMQNVLQRLHKLEMLAASQAKSSALQTSNQPTSPRPSWWPFEMSPGALTFAIIWPFIAQWLVHLYYQRRRRKLN from the exons ATGCTCTTCCTCTCG TTTCATGCAGGCTCCTGGGaaagctggtgctgctgctgctgcctgatTCCAGGCGACAGACCTTGGGACCGCGGCCGGCGCTGGCGGCTGGAGATGGCGGACACGAGATCCGTTCACGAAACCCGGTTTGAGGCGGCTGTGAAGGTGATACAGAGCTTGCCGAAAAATG GTTCATTCCAGCCAAcaaatgaaatgatgctcaagtTCTATAGCTTCTATAAGCAGGCAACTGAAGGACCTTGCAAACTGTCAAAGCCTGGCTTCTGGGATCCTGTTGGAAGATATAAATG GGATGCGTGGAGTTCTTTGGGTGATATGACCAAAGAGGAAGCCATGATTGCTTatgttgaagaaatgaaaaag ATTCTCGAAACTATGCCGATGACTGAAAAAGTTGAAGAATTGCTACATGTCATTGGTCCATTTTATGAAATTGTAGAAGACAAAAAAAGTGGCAGAAGTTCTGATTTAACCTCAG TCCGACTGGAGAAAATCTCTAAATGCTTAGAAG ATCTTGGTAATGTTCTAGCTTCTACTCCAAATGCCAAAACTGTTAATGGTAAAGCTGAAAGCAGTGATAGTGGAGCTGAATCTGAGGAAGAAGCAGCCCAAGAAGACCTGAAAAGACCAGAACCACGTGATAGCG ATAAGAAAATTATGAAGAAATCTGCAGACCATAAGAATTTGGAAATCATTGTCACTAATGGCTATGATAAAGACAGCTTTGTGCAGGGCGTACAGAATAGCATTCATACCAGTCCTTCCCTGAATGGCCGAGGCACTGAGGAGGTAAAATCTGCAGATGAAAACTTGGAGCAAACTGGAAAAACTGTTGTCTTCGTTCACCAAG atGTAAACAATGATCATGTTGAAGATATTTCAGGAATTCAGCATTTGACAAGTGATTCAGACAGTGAAGTTTACTGTGATTCCATGGAGCAATTTGGGCAAGAAGag TCTTTAGACGGCTTTATATCAAACAATGGACCATTTTCCTATTACTTGGGTGGTAATCCCAGTCAACCGTTGGAAAGTTCTGGTTTTCCTGAAGCTGTTCAAGTACTTTCTGGGAACGGCAGCCCTGCGGACATGCAGGTCGCAGCAGTTGAAGGCAAAGGTGAAGTAAAGCGTGGGGGAGAGGACGGCGGGAGTAACAGTGGAGCCCCGCACCGCGAGAAACGGGCTGGAGAAAGTGAGGAGTTCTCTAACATTAGGAGAGGGAGAG GGCACAGGATGCAGCATTTGAGCGAAGGAAGCAAGGGTCGGCAAGTgggaagtggaggtgatggggaaCGCTGGGGTTCGGACAGAGGCTCAAGGGGCAGCCTGAACGAGCAGATCGCGCTTGTGCTCATGCGCCTGCAGGAGGACATGCAGAACGTCCTCCAGAGACTCCACAAACTGGAGATGCTGGCGGCATCACAG GCAAAATCATCAGCATTACAGACCAGTAATCAGCCCACTTCACCG agacCATCTTGGTGGCCCTTCGAGATGTCTCCTGGTGCATTAACCTTCGCTATCATATGGCCTTTTATTGCCCAGTGGTTGGTGCATTTATATTACCAAAGAAGGAGAAG
- the ACBD5 gene encoding acyl-CoA-binding domain-containing protein 5 isoform X2: MLFLSFHAGSWESWCCCCCLIPGDRPWDRGRRWRLEMADTRSVHETRFEAAVKVIQSLPKNGSFQPTNEMMLKFYSFYKQATEGPCKLSKPGFWDPVGRYKWDAWSSLGDMTKEEAMIAYVEEMKKILETMPMTEKVEELLHVIGPFYEIVEDKKSGRSSDLTSDLGNVLASTPNAKTVNGKAESSDSGAESEEEAAQEDLKRPEPRDSDKKIMKKSADHKNLEIIVTNGYDKDSFVQGVQNSIHTSPSLNGRGTEEVKSADENLEQTGKTVVFVHQDVNNDHVEDISGIQHLTSDSDSEVYCDSMEQFGQEESLDGFISNNGPFSYYLGGNPSQPLESSGFPEAVQVLSGNGSPADMQVAAVEGKGEVKRGGEDGGSNSGAPHREKRAGESEEFSNIRRGRGHRMQHLSEGSKGRQVGSGGDGERWGSDRGSRGSLNEQIALVLMRLQEDMQNVLQRLHKLEMLAASQAKSSALQTSNQPTSPRPSWWPFEMSPGALTFAIIWPFIAQWLVHLYYQRRRRKLN, translated from the exons ATGCTCTTCCTCTCG TTTCATGCAGGCTCCTGGGaaagctggtgctgctgctgctgcctgatTCCAGGCGACAGACCTTGGGACCGCGGCCGGCGCTGGCGGCTGGAGATGGCGGACACGAGATCCGTTCACGAAACCCGGTTTGAGGCGGCTGTGAAGGTGATACAGAGCTTGCCGAAAAATG GTTCATTCCAGCCAAcaaatgaaatgatgctcaagtTCTATAGCTTCTATAAGCAGGCAACTGAAGGACCTTGCAAACTGTCAAAGCCTGGCTTCTGGGATCCTGTTGGAAGATATAAATG GGATGCGTGGAGTTCTTTGGGTGATATGACCAAAGAGGAAGCCATGATTGCTTatgttgaagaaatgaaaaag ATTCTCGAAACTATGCCGATGACTGAAAAAGTTGAAGAATTGCTACATGTCATTGGTCCATTTTATGAAATTGTAGAAGACAAAAAAAGTGGCAGAAGTTCTGATTTAACCTCAG ATCTTGGTAATGTTCTAGCTTCTACTCCAAATGCCAAAACTGTTAATGGTAAAGCTGAAAGCAGTGATAGTGGAGCTGAATCTGAGGAAGAAGCAGCCCAAGAAGACCTGAAAAGACCAGAACCACGTGATAGCG ATAAGAAAATTATGAAGAAATCTGCAGACCATAAGAATTTGGAAATCATTGTCACTAATGGCTATGATAAAGACAGCTTTGTGCAGGGCGTACAGAATAGCATTCATACCAGTCCTTCCCTGAATGGCCGAGGCACTGAGGAGGTAAAATCTGCAGATGAAAACTTGGAGCAAACTGGAAAAACTGTTGTCTTCGTTCACCAAG atGTAAACAATGATCATGTTGAAGATATTTCAGGAATTCAGCATTTGACAAGTGATTCAGACAGTGAAGTTTACTGTGATTCCATGGAGCAATTTGGGCAAGAAGag TCTTTAGACGGCTTTATATCAAACAATGGACCATTTTCCTATTACTTGGGTGGTAATCCCAGTCAACCGTTGGAAAGTTCTGGTTTTCCTGAAGCTGTTCAAGTACTTTCTGGGAACGGCAGCCCTGCGGACATGCAGGTCGCAGCAGTTGAAGGCAAAGGTGAAGTAAAGCGTGGGGGAGAGGACGGCGGGAGTAACAGTGGAGCCCCGCACCGCGAGAAACGGGCTGGAGAAAGTGAGGAGTTCTCTAACATTAGGAGAGGGAGAG GGCACAGGATGCAGCATTTGAGCGAAGGAAGCAAGGGTCGGCAAGTgggaagtggaggtgatggggaaCGCTGGGGTTCGGACAGAGGCTCAAGGGGCAGCCTGAACGAGCAGATCGCGCTTGTGCTCATGCGCCTGCAGGAGGACATGCAGAACGTCCTCCAGAGACTCCACAAACTGGAGATGCTGGCGGCATCACAG GCAAAATCATCAGCATTACAGACCAGTAATCAGCCCACTTCACCG agacCATCTTGGTGGCCCTTCGAGATGTCTCCTGGTGCATTAACCTTCGCTATCATATGGCCTTTTATTGCCCAGTGGTTGGTGCATTTATATTACCAAAGAAGGAGAAG
- the ACBD5 gene encoding acyl-CoA-binding domain-containing protein 5 isoform X3, which yields MADTRSVHETRFEAAVKVIQSLPKNGSFQPTNEMMLKFYSFYKQATEGPCKLSKPGFWDPVGRYKWDAWSSLGDMTKEEAMIAYVEEMKKILETMPMTEKVEELLHVIGPFYEIVEDKKSGRSSDLTSVRLEKISKCLEDLGNVLASTPNAKTVNGKAESSDSGAESEEEAAQEDLKRPEPRDSDKKIMKKSADHKNLEIIVTNGYDKDSFVQGVQNSIHTSPSLNGRGTEEVKSADENLEQTGKTVVFVHQDVNNDHVEDISGIQHLTSDSDSEVYCDSMEQFGQEESLDGFISNNGPFSYYLGGNPSQPLESSGFPEAVQVLSGNGSPADMQVAAVEGKGEVKRGGEDGGSNSGAPHREKRAGESEEFSNIRRGRGHRMQHLSEGSKGRQVGSGGDGERWGSDRGSRGSLNEQIALVLMRLQEDMQNVLQRLHKLEMLAASQAKSSALQTSNQPTSPRPSWWPFEMSPGALTFAIIWPFIAQWLVHLYYQRRRRKLN from the exons ATGGCGGACACGAGATCCGTTCACGAAACCCGGTTTGAGGCGGCTGTGAAGGTGATACAGAGCTTGCCGAAAAATG GTTCATTCCAGCCAAcaaatgaaatgatgctcaagtTCTATAGCTTCTATAAGCAGGCAACTGAAGGACCTTGCAAACTGTCAAAGCCTGGCTTCTGGGATCCTGTTGGAAGATATAAATG GGATGCGTGGAGTTCTTTGGGTGATATGACCAAAGAGGAAGCCATGATTGCTTatgttgaagaaatgaaaaag ATTCTCGAAACTATGCCGATGACTGAAAAAGTTGAAGAATTGCTACATGTCATTGGTCCATTTTATGAAATTGTAGAAGACAAAAAAAGTGGCAGAAGTTCTGATTTAACCTCAG TCCGACTGGAGAAAATCTCTAAATGCTTAGAAG ATCTTGGTAATGTTCTAGCTTCTACTCCAAATGCCAAAACTGTTAATGGTAAAGCTGAAAGCAGTGATAGTGGAGCTGAATCTGAGGAAGAAGCAGCCCAAGAAGACCTGAAAAGACCAGAACCACGTGATAGCG ATAAGAAAATTATGAAGAAATCTGCAGACCATAAGAATTTGGAAATCATTGTCACTAATGGCTATGATAAAGACAGCTTTGTGCAGGGCGTACAGAATAGCATTCATACCAGTCCTTCCCTGAATGGCCGAGGCACTGAGGAGGTAAAATCTGCAGATGAAAACTTGGAGCAAACTGGAAAAACTGTTGTCTTCGTTCACCAAG atGTAAACAATGATCATGTTGAAGATATTTCAGGAATTCAGCATTTGACAAGTGATTCAGACAGTGAAGTTTACTGTGATTCCATGGAGCAATTTGGGCAAGAAGag TCTTTAGACGGCTTTATATCAAACAATGGACCATTTTCCTATTACTTGGGTGGTAATCCCAGTCAACCGTTGGAAAGTTCTGGTTTTCCTGAAGCTGTTCAAGTACTTTCTGGGAACGGCAGCCCTGCGGACATGCAGGTCGCAGCAGTTGAAGGCAAAGGTGAAGTAAAGCGTGGGGGAGAGGACGGCGGGAGTAACAGTGGAGCCCCGCACCGCGAGAAACGGGCTGGAGAAAGTGAGGAGTTCTCTAACATTAGGAGAGGGAGAG GGCACAGGATGCAGCATTTGAGCGAAGGAAGCAAGGGTCGGCAAGTgggaagtggaggtgatggggaaCGCTGGGGTTCGGACAGAGGCTCAAGGGGCAGCCTGAACGAGCAGATCGCGCTTGTGCTCATGCGCCTGCAGGAGGACATGCAGAACGTCCTCCAGAGACTCCACAAACTGGAGATGCTGGCGGCATCACAG GCAAAATCATCAGCATTACAGACCAGTAATCAGCCCACTTCACCG agacCATCTTGGTGGCCCTTCGAGATGTCTCCTGGTGCATTAACCTTCGCTATCATATGGCCTTTTATTGCCCAGTGGTTGGTGCATTTATATTACCAAAGAAGGAGAAG